In the genome of Methylomagnum ishizawai, the window GGTCACGGCCAGTTGGTGCCCTTGGCTTTCCAGGGCGGGGAGGCTGGTTTCCACCCCGCGACCGAGGATGGCCGCGACTTCCACCGCGGTTTGCTTGAGGTCGATATGGCCGCGGGTGATGCGCGACACATCGAGCAAATCGTCCACCAGCCGGGTGAGTTGTTCGATCTGGCGTTCGATGATATCGCGGCACCACCCCAATTCGCCGAGGGCGAGGCGCGGATGGCGCAGGATATTGGCGGCATTGCGGATCGGGGCCAGGGGGTTCCTGAGTTCGTGGGCCAGCATCGCCAGGAATTCATCCTTGCGGCGGTCGGCTTCGCGTAGGCGCTGGGCTTGCTCCCGCAGCTTGGCCTCGTTTTGCTTGCGCTCGGAAATATCGCGCAGGATCGCCTGTAAGCGTCCGCCGGGCAGCCGCCGCGCCATGATTTCGCCGGGGAACAAGGAGCCATCCTTGCGGCGGAACAGCCATTCGCTGCACGCCACCGTGCCTTCCGCCAACCGGGCCACTTCCGGGGCGAGGCGGGGGATTTCGGGGGGCGCGACCGTATCGGTGAGGCCGAGTTGCAAAATTTCTTCCCGGCGGTAGCCCAGCATGGCCGCGCCCGCCGAATTGATATCGAGGTAATGGCCCTCGGCGTCGCTGACGAAAATACCGTCGGCGGCCTGCTCGACCAAGCCGCGGTAGCGCTCTTCGCTGGCCTGTAGGTCGTGCTGGCTCAGGATGCGCTGCATGGCGACGGCGACCTGGTCGGCCACGATCCGCATCAACTCGATGTCGGCGATGGCGAAGCGGGACCGGTTGCGGGTACCGAAGGCCAGGGTGCCGATCAGGCGCGATCCGGCGACCAGCGGATGGCAACAATAAGCTTGGAGTTCCAGGCTTTGGAGCAGGATGGCGCGGTCGTCCCCGGAGTTCGCGATATCTTCGATCACCACGCGCCGCTGGGTCCGGGCCATGTTCCCGCAGATGGCTTCGCCCAAACCCAGGTGTTCGATATCCGCCGCCACCGCCGCGGGGACGCCGGCCCAGGCGTTCAGGCGCAGGCGCTGGCCGGATTCGTCCACCAGATGATTGAAGAAGGCCTGGCAATCCAAATGCGCCATGACCTTGTGGCAGAGTTCGTTGATGAGTTCGTGCGGGTCTTCGGCGGTGAGCAGGCGGCCGGCGGTGTCGGACAGCAGGCGGTAGCGGTTCTCGCTGCGGTTCAGGGCGATCTCGGCCCGGCGCTGGTCGGTGATATCGCGGAACACGGTGTACACCCGCCAGGGCCGGGTTTCCCCAGGCCGGAATTGCGGCACGCTGTGGATGGAAATCCAGCGCCAATCGTTTTCGCGGGGATTGCGGAAACCCATGACCACGTCGCGTACCTCCCGCCCGGTACGCAGCGACACCAAGGCCGGATGTTCCGTGCGGGGGAAGGGCGAGCCGTCCTCCCGCACGCAGGCTTGCTCCAGGTTGAGGGAAGTCCCGCCCATGAGTTCCGCCTGCGAAAGGCCCAGGATGCGCTCGGCGGCGGGGTTCATCAGGATGATCCGGCCCGCCGCGTCCTGGTAGGCCACGCCGACCGGGATGGTCTCGAAGAAGGTGCGGAAGCGCTCCTCGCTCTCGCGGAGGGCGGTCTCGGCCTGTTTGCGCCGGGTAATATCGCGCAGGATGATGGTGAAGAAGGGCTCGCCCCCGGTCTCGACCCTCGATATGGAGGCTTCGATGGGGAATTCCTCGTTGTCGGCCCTGAGGCCGCTGAAGAAGCCGTCGCGGCCCATGGCGCGGGCTTGGGCCGGTCCGCTGCCGAATTGGCGGAAGTGTTCGCGGTGGGCGGCGCGGAGTCCTTGCGGGATGAAGCGCTCCAGCGGACCGCCGATGGCCTCCGCCGCCGGGCAGCGGAAAATCCGCTCGGCGGCGGCGTTGAACAGCACCACCCGTTGCCAGGCGTCCACCGTGATGATGGCGTCCATGGCCGAATCGACGATGCCGGCCAGCCGGGCTTGGTGTTCCTGGGCTTGGGTTTCGGCCTGCTTTTGCCCGGTGATGTCGCGCAGCATCAGCAGCGCCGAGGTTGGCCGCACTTTGCCGCTGGGAGAGTGGCGGAAAAACACCTGTTTGCGTACCGATAACCAGCGCACCTGGCCTGCCGGGGTCAGGATGCGGTGTTGCAGCGCCAGCACGCCATGCTCGGGCCGCAAGGCGCGGGCGATCTGGGCGTCGATGGCGGCGCGGTCCTCGGGGTGGAACAGGCTGTGGACCAGGGCGCGGGGCACGGTGCGGAGCGTGTCGGGCAGTCCCAGGACGGTGGCGGCCTCGGGGCCGAGCTTCATCATGTCGGCGAGGTAGTCGATTTCGATGACGGCCAGCCCCGCCAGTTCGGAGCCCAGCCGCAGCCGCGCCTCGCTGCCCCGGAGTTCGCGGGCCAGGGTGTGGCGGAGGATGGCGTTGTCCATGGCGCGGACGAGGCTGTCGGCGTTGATCACCCGCCTGCCGATCAAATCCTGGGCGCCGGCCCGCAAGGCCCGCCCGGTGTCGAGCTTGGAATCCTCCTCGGCCACCACCACCACCGGGCAGCAGGAGACCGGGTAGTCGCCCAGGGCGTCCAACACCTGGAGCGCGTCGCCATCGGGCAAGCGTTCGGCCAGCAGGACGCAATCGGGCGGGACCGCGCCATTGTCCAGGCAAGCCCGCAGGCCGGCGGTGCCATCGGCGCATTCGATGAAGTGGTAGCGGCGTCCCGGACCGGTTTCCAACAAACGCCGGATTTGGGTCCGCTGTTCCAGGCTGGGGTCGATAATCAGCACCCGTCTGGCGGTGTTATCCATGGTTGGTCCGTATTCCTTGCACCAGGGTGCCCGCAGGGGGGGACGGATGGAAAATCTGCCCCGGCGGGCTGGGCCGAGAGGGGCGGGGAATGCGAGAAGTGGGGGGGAGAGACCGGCTGGCCCGGTCCGTGGTGCCGCCTCGCTGCCAGGAGACGATGCCATGGGCCGGGTGTGGATGCAAGAAGCTTAGATGCCCATGTTGCCCAGGGCGACCATGAGGTTGTTCAGGATGCCGGTGAGGGTGGGGTGTTCGACCTCGAATTGGGAAACGGCTTCTTTCATGTCTTCCACCAAGTGCAACTGCTGGTCGTCCTCGGCGGCTTCCAGTTTGTCTTCGAGATCGTCCAGCAGGTCTTCGAGCTTGGACTTGAGTTCGATGTTGTCCTCGTCCAGCCGTTCGATTTCGCCGCGCAGGTGGAATAGCGCTTCGCTGACTTCTTTTTCGGCCATGGTGGTGGTTCCTCTTTTGGCGGTAGGGCGGGTCGCGGCCCACCCTACGGGGGTTGTTGTTATCGGGGCAGCAGGGGCTTGAAGAATTCCGGGGCCGCGAACGCCGCCCGGTGTACCTCGGGATTATAGTAGGTGGTGGCGAAGGGCCGCTGCCGGGCGTCTTCCTCGCGGAACCGGTCCAGCGTTCCCTTGCCCGCCAGGGTGCCGCTCCACCAGCCGGAGGGATAGATGAACTGCGGGAAGAATAAGGTGCGGGTTGTGGCGAAACCGGCCCCGCGCATCGTGTGGTGCATGTCCCGGATCAATTCGGCGTGAAACAAGGGCGATTCGCTCTGCTGGACCAGGAGGCCGTCCGGCTTCAGGCAGCGGAAGCACTCGCGGTAGAACGCGGCGTTGAACAGGCCTTCCGCCGGACCGACGGGGTCGGTGCTATCGACGATGATGAGGTCCACGCTGCCTGCGGCGGCGTCCTTCACCCACTGGATGCCGTCGATGAACAGGAGTTCGGCGCGCGGGTC includes:
- a CDS encoding DUF4404 family protein is translated as MAEKEVSEALFHLRGEIERLDEDNIELKSKLEDLLDDLEDKLEAAEDDQQLHLVEDMKEAVSQFEVEHPTLTGILNNLMVALGNMGI
- a CDS encoding PAS domain S-box protein is translated as MDNTARRVLIIDPSLEQRTQIRRLLETGPGRRYHFIECADGTAGLRACLDNGAVPPDCVLLAERLPDGDALQVLDALGDYPVSCCPVVVVAEEDSKLDTGRALRAGAQDLIGRRVINADSLVRAMDNAILRHTLARELRGSEARLRLGSELAGLAVIEIDYLADMMKLGPEAATVLGLPDTLRTVPRALVHSLFHPEDRAAIDAQIARALRPEHGVLALQHRILTPAGQVRWLSVRKQVFFRHSPSGKVRPTSALLMLRDITGQKQAETQAQEHQARLAGIVDSAMDAIITVDAWQRVVLFNAAAERIFRCPAAEAIGGPLERFIPQGLRAAHREHFRQFGSGPAQARAMGRDGFFSGLRADNEEFPIEASISRVETGGEPFFTIILRDITRRKQAETALRESEERFRTFFETIPVGVAYQDAAGRIILMNPAAERILGLSQAELMGGTSLNLEQACVREDGSPFPRTEHPALVSLRTGREVRDVVMGFRNPRENDWRWISIHSVPQFRPGETRPWRVYTVFRDITDQRRAEIALNRSENRYRLLSDTAGRLLTAEDPHELINELCHKVMAHLDCQAFFNHLVDESGQRLRLNAWAGVPAAVAADIEHLGLGEAICGNMARTQRRVVIEDIANSGDDRAILLQSLELQAYCCHPLVAGSRLIGTLAFGTRNRSRFAIADIELMRIVADQVAVAMQRILSQHDLQASEERYRGLVEQAADGIFVSDAEGHYLDINSAGAAMLGYRREEILQLGLTDTVAPPEIPRLAPEVARLAEGTVACSEWLFRRKDGSLFPGEIMARRLPGGRLQAILRDISERKQNEAKLREQAQRLREADRRKDEFLAMLAHELRNPLAPIRNAANILRHPRLALGELGWCRDIIERQIEQLTRLVDDLLDVSRITRGHIDLKQTAVEVAAILGRGVETSLPALESQGHQLAVTLPDPPLWVRGDLIRLAQVVSNLLNNAAKYTDPGGRIELGTWTEGGRVVISVRDNGRGIDPAALPELFDLFYQVEQTLERTQGGLGIGLSLVKRLVELHGGVVEAHSAGRGRGSEFVVRLPRLAEPDPARAIPSDPAGTPPSPRRVLIVDDNEDAADSLSLLLGLEGHQTLTAHDGRQALALALSERPEAILLDIGLPGLSGYEVCRKIREAGMAETLIVAVTGYGQDGDIRLAREAGFDAHRVKPVDPEDIRALLAHNPNTPPT
- the speE gene encoding polyamine aminopropyltransferase; its protein translation is MVNDNGWFTEVYPKHGSAISLKVVEKLHEEQTPFQRIEIYETEWMGTLMVIDGCTMVSDRDNFLYHEMMTHPALYTHANPETVWIIGGGDCGSLKEVLKHPEVKKAVQIEIDERVTRLAEQYFPELCDSNHDPRAELLFIDGIQWVKDAAAGSVDLIIVDSTDPVGPAEGLFNAAFYRECFRCLKPDGLLVQQSESPLFHAELIRDMHHTMRGAGFATTRTLFFPQFIYPSGWWSGTLAGKGTLDRFREEDARQRPFATTYYNPEVHRAAFAAPEFFKPLLPR